In a single window of the Porites lutea chromosome 14, jaPorLute2.1, whole genome shotgun sequence genome:
- the LOC140925049 gene encoding uncharacterized protein, producing MTMIRLPAAKACYLTHSTDDALKPADLMKALALVPPKTDGGLPKARTDINLTVVGTLEDRSELSDEMARLCAKLPVYAVVKGDVNPIDFSETRQTPNPENALKARKKRQLLRRICNRVCDWASNKVCNWVPDSWGRTKQVCHFIRRPVCKIACVWATSFRG from the exons ATGACAATGATACGCTTGCCAGCAGCAAAGGCTTGCTATTTGACCCATTCAACTGATGACGCTCTCAAGCCCGCCGACTTAATGAAAGCTTTAGCATTG GTACCTCCTAAAACAGATGGAGGGTTGCCAAAGGCTCGAACTGACATAAACCTAACAGTTGTAGGAACTCTTGAAGACCGATCAGAGCTAAGTGATGAAATGGCACGTTTGTGTGCCAAGCTGCCAGTCTACGCAGTGGTGAAAGGAGACGTAAATCCCATTGACTTTAGCGAAACAAGACAAACACCTAACCCGGAGAATGCTCTGAAAGCAC gtAAGAAACGACAGCTCCTGAGACGTATTTGTAACAGGGTGTGTGATTGGGCATCTAACAAAGTTTGCAATTGGGTGCCAGATAGTTGGGGAAGGACCAAACAGGTGTGTCACTTCATCCGGCGACCGGTGTGCAAAATTGCTTGCGTGTGGGCAACCTCGTTCCGAGGGTGA
- the LOC140924656 gene encoding uncharacterized protein: protein MASKLKDVSKLRLVLVEGDDYAKSAGEYSLTDDKVRNKNIWVCQSNSRMMFYTGSSWVITATQYMQDVLDGSTGGFESSKPAEEPYEANWSPKFKVSEVYLSNKWVVAEQPYRSPAVHIWWSAPANREVQREGVTWFYNEVIVKETAGSSYFMTNGFTGGYMGIQDRSPKWVLFSIWDKTSTEDDPNASPDDLVKVLAHGEGVTVKRFGGEGTGGQSYITYDWKVGNTYQLMVNVRPDAKESDKVVFTGWFRIPELNIWRLLASFQVRPQAASKKLENPYSFLEDWIGNGYRRKGLWGPAWIRTDRGPWVQATHGRGTTTEYDANNRNAFLSDDRKHLGMTTGGPTLTDTSLGPYTCDSSSIPSVLRLNPLPDCDGAPARES, encoded by the exons ATGGCCTCCAAACTAAAGGATGTTTCCAAACTAAGGCTGGTTCTGGTGGAGGGTGATGATTACGCTAAAAGTGCTGGAGAATACTCTCTCACAGACGACAAAGTTCGAAATAAAAACATTTGGGTTTGTCAAAGTAACAGCCGAATGATGTTCTACACAGGTAGTTCGTGGGTAATTACTGCAACCCAGTACATGCAAGATGTCCTTGATGGTAGCACAGGGGGATTTGAATCATCAAAGCCCGCTGAAGAACCATATGAAGCAAATTGGAGCCCTAAATTCAAG GTCAGTGAAGTTTACCTCTCAAATAAATGGGTCGTAGCTGAACAGCCATACCGTTCACCCGCGGTTCATATTTGGTGGTCAGCGCCCGCCAATCGAGAAGTACAACGGGAAGGGGTTACCTGGTTCTACAACGAAGTTATCGTTAAAGAGACAGCGGGTAGCAGTTACTTCATGACTAATGGTTTCACCGGAGGCTACATGGGCATTCAAGATCGTTCTCCTAAGTGGGTCCTCTTCTCCATTTGGGACAAGACCTCGACAGAAGACGATCCAAATGCATCACCGGACGACTTGGTCAAAGTGCTTGCCCATGGTGAAGGCGTCACTGTTAAACGCTTTGGAGGCGAAGGGACGGGTGGCCAGAGTTATATTACCTATGACTGGAAGGTAGGCAACACATATCAGCTCATGGTGAACGTGAGACCAGATGCAAAAGAGAGCGACAAGGTCGTCTTTACGGGTTGGTTCCGCATCCCAGAGCTGAATATCTGGCGACTGTTAGCATCATTCCAGGTTCGTCCTCAGGCAGCAAGCAAGAAATTGGAGAATCCCTACTCGTTTCTTGAAGATTGGATTGGAAATGGCTACCGCCGTAAGGGCTTGTGGGGTCCAGCATGGATCAGAACAGACCGTGGTCCTTGGGTGCAAGCTACACACGGAAGAGGTACAACCACAGAGTACGATGCCAACAACAGAAACGCCTTCCTGTCTGATGACCGTAAGCATCTTGGGATGACTACTGGTGGACCAACACTGACAGATACATCCTTGGGCCCTTATACATGTGATTCCTCCAGTATTCCATCTGTTCTACGCTTGAATCCTCTCCCAGACTGCGATGGAGCTCCTGCCCGCGAATCCTAG
- the LOC140924675 gene encoding uncharacterized protein: MWKKAELACRPSHCCIFSLHHVPWICQSVFNHTGIPCALPCCCGVDLVNPGYPNKLVLKLTVSLLLCDCGHCMTTIMKECGGNISRLSCGRKKTWHVGPATVVFFPSIMYPGFVNQHSLCQCRS, translated from the exons ATGTGGAAGAAAGCAGAGCTGGCATGTAGGCCCAGCCACTGTTGTATTTTTTCCCTCCATCATGTACCCTGGATTTGTCAATCAG TGTTTAACCACACAGGCATCCCTTGTGCTTTGCCCTGTTGCTGTGGTGTGGACCTGGTAAACCCAGGATACCCAAATAAGTTGGTACTCAAACTAACGGTTTCTCTACTCCTGTGTGATTGTGGTCACTGCATGACAACAATCATG AAGGAGTGTGGTGGTAACATTTCTCGCTTGTCATGTGGAAGAAAGAAGACCTGGCATGTAGGCCCAGcgactgttgttttttttccctccaTCATGTACCCTGGATTTGTCAATCAG cACAGCCTTTGTCAATGCAGATCATGA